Proteins from a genomic interval of Deltaproteobacteria bacterium:
- a CDS encoding NAD-dependent protein deacylase — MQPIADALDAAAECVSRARYVVALTGAGLSVESGIPPFRGPGGLWTRHGEPPMDGYQRFLRDPRAAWEERLSPSGPMRELWQALAEARPNPGHLALVELEELGVLKATITQNVDNLHGLAGSRRLLEIHGNATLVRCIECVARFRRDAIDFAELPPRCPHCGGILKSDTVSFGEPIPPDVLEGCFEEAERADCMIVAGTSATVYPAAQFPVSIHQRGGDLVEVNPYESEITQLCRHALHGAAGEVLPLLVERVRQRV, encoded by the coding sequence ATGCAGCCGATCGCCGACGCTCTCGACGCGGCGGCCGAGTGTGTCAGCCGCGCGCGCTACGTCGTCGCGCTCACCGGCGCGGGCCTGTCCGTCGAGAGCGGCATCCCGCCGTTTCGCGGGCCGGGTGGCCTCTGGACCAGGCACGGCGAGCCTCCGATGGACGGGTACCAGCGCTTCCTGCGCGATCCGCGCGCGGCGTGGGAGGAGCGGCTGAGCCCGTCGGGACCCATGCGGGAGCTGTGGCAGGCCCTCGCCGAGGCGCGCCCGAACCCCGGCCATCTGGCCCTCGTCGAGCTCGAGGAGCTCGGCGTCCTGAAGGCGACGATCACCCAGAACGTCGACAACCTCCACGGGCTGGCCGGCAGCCGCCGCCTGCTCGAGATCCACGGCAACGCGACGCTCGTGCGCTGCATCGAGTGCGTCGCCCGCTTCCGTCGCGACGCGATCGACTTCGCCGAGCTCCCACCGCGCTGCCCGCATTGCGGCGGCATCCTCAAGAGCGACACGGTGTCGTTCGGCGAGCCCATTCCCCCCGACGTGCTCGAGGGCTGCTTCGAGGAGGCGGAGCGCGCCGATTGCATGATCGTCGCGGGCACGTCCGCCACGGTCTACCCGGCGGCCCAGTTTCCCGTCTCCATCCACCAGCGCGGCGGCGACCTCGTGGAGGTGAACCCCTACGAGTCGGAGATCACGCAGCTCTGCCGCCATGCCTTGCACGGCGCCGCGGGCGAGGTCCTGCCGCTGCTCGTCGAGCGTGTCCGCCAGCGGGTGTAG
- a CDS encoding NUDIX domain-containing protein, whose protein sequence is MTEADAELVDVVDEAGRPVGVVTRREMRTRRLPHRTSYVLVFNRRGELFIHQRTLTKDVYPGHWDVAVGGVLAAGESFAAGARREVAEELGVERALEPLFPLRYADAHTVVHGMVYRLVHEGPFRLQPEEIVRGEFVTLEEIDRRATREPFCPDGLAGLAEYRRRSPR, encoded by the coding sequence GTGACGGAGGCCGACGCCGAGCTGGTCGACGTGGTCGACGAGGCGGGCCGACCCGTCGGCGTCGTCACCCGGCGGGAGATGCGCACCCGGCGGCTGCCGCACCGGACGTCCTACGTGCTCGTCTTCAACCGCCGCGGGGAGCTCTTCATCCACCAGCGCACGCTCACCAAGGACGTCTACCCCGGACACTGGGACGTGGCGGTCGGGGGCGTGCTCGCCGCCGGCGAGTCGTTCGCAGCGGGCGCGCGGCGTGAGGTTGCGGAGGAGCTGGGCGTCGAGCGAGCGCTCGAGCCGCTCTTCCCGCTGCGCTACGCCGACGCGCACACCGTCGTGCACGGGATGGTGTACCGCCTGGTCCACGAGGGCCCGTTTCGCCTGCAGCCCGAGGAGATCGTGCGCGGCGAGTTCGTGACGCTCGAGGAGATCGACCGGCGCGCCACCCGCGAGCCCTTCTGCCCCGATGGCCTGGCCGGGCTCGCGGAGTACCGGCGCCGGAGCCCCCGCTAG
- a CDS encoding molybdenum cofactor guanylyltransferase, which yields MATMIAPRTPVAGVVLAGGRASRMGGRDKAFAAVDGEPIAVRAVRVFRELFPQVLISTNRPERFQGLGVETVADRFPGSGPLAGIHAALLASRYPHVFVAACDMPGLDPDVIRFLLARVGRADAVVPCWEGDIEPLHAVYAASALPDIEASLRAGRNAVRDVLRSLRVDYVSEAEMRAVRGAARSLTNVNTPEELAAVGGCFDDAS from the coding sequence ATGGCCACCATGATCGCCCCGCGGACACCCGTGGCGGGCGTCGTCCTGGCCGGCGGGCGCGCCTCGCGGATGGGCGGGCGCGACAAGGCGTTCGCGGCGGTCGACGGGGAGCCGATCGCCGTGCGCGCGGTCCGCGTTTTTCGGGAGCTCTTCCCGCAGGTACTGATCTCGACGAACCGCCCGGAGCGCTTCCAGGGTCTCGGCGTCGAGACGGTGGCCGACCGCTTCCCCGGGAGCGGACCCCTGGCGGGAATCCACGCCGCCCTCCTCGCCAGCCGTTACCCGCACGTCTTCGTCGCGGCCTGCGACATGCCCGGTCTCGACCCGGACGTGATCCGCTTCCTGCTCGCGCGTGTCGGCCGCGCCGACGCCGTCGTCCCCTGCTGGGAGGGCGACATCGAGCCGCTGCACGCCGTGTACGCCGCCAGTGCGCTGCCCGACATCGAGGCGAGCCTCCGCGCGGGGCGCAACGCGGTGCGCGACGTGCTCCGGTCTTTGCGCGTCGACTACGTGAGCGAAGCGGAGATGCGCGCGGTGCGCGGCGCGGCGCGGAGCCTGACCAACGTCAACACGCCGGAAGAGCTGGCCGCGGTCGGCGGGTGCTTCGACGACGCGTCGTGA
- a CDS encoding Zn-ribbon domain-containing OB-fold protein, with product MPQHAGPVPVPTPETRPYWEAARRHALELPRCCTCGHCFFYPRAACPRCLSGDLEWVRASGRGTLHTFTVVHRGLRDFPLGTPYVIAIVELAEGPRLMTNLVGVEPDPACLRIGMPVEVVFDDVSPEVALPRFRPAPA from the coding sequence ATGCCCCAGCACGCCGGCCCGGTCCCCGTCCCGACGCCCGAGACGCGACCCTACTGGGAAGCCGCCCGTCGGCACGCGCTCGAGCTGCCGCGCTGTTGCACCTGCGGGCACTGCTTCTTCTATCCGCGCGCCGCATGCCCCCGCTGCCTCTCCGGCGACCTCGAGTGGGTGCGGGCGAGCGGGCGGGGCACGCTGCACACCTTCACCGTCGTCCACCGCGGCCTGCGCGACTTCCCGCTCGGGACGCCGTACGTCATCGCGATCGTCGAGCTCGCGGAGGGGCCCCGTCTCATGACCAACCTGGTGGGCGTCGAGCCCGATCCGGCGTGCCTGCGGATCGGCATGCCGGTCGAGGTCGTGTTCGACGACGTGTCTCCCGAGGTGGCGCTGCCGCGCTTCCGGCCCGCTCCCGCATGA
- a CDS encoding outer membrane protein assembly factor BamE → MRFGRVKRRARLFWLGCALSIVGTITVASAETVIPWDEAEKHVGEEVVVEGRILGVRCSQLSCLLAFDPTLSRFTAVVQAESFKDLPPEKLEQLYSGKQVRIRGKVVENERKPEIVLHSPSDVTLTAGERRRDRQEKETRRAQAEAETLERLATVLDRLADVTERMAAAEDRMEAVLAQLEQRETALALAQASQAPPPPPPASYGEPQPRPAYEALRTVKRGMSRNEVQRLIGDPSFVESSGGGWTTWYYGYGRSISFDARGRATALVGFPPP, encoded by the coding sequence ATGCGCTTCGGCCGGGTCAAGCGGCGTGCGCGGCTGTTCTGGCTGGGATGCGCACTGTCGATCGTCGGGACGATCACCGTCGCCTCGGCCGAGACCGTCATTCCGTGGGACGAGGCCGAGAAGCACGTGGGCGAGGAGGTGGTGGTCGAGGGCCGGATCCTCGGCGTGCGCTGCTCGCAGCTCTCCTGCCTCCTCGCCTTCGACCCGACGCTCAGCCGCTTCACCGCCGTGGTCCAGGCGGAGAGCTTCAAGGACCTCCCGCCCGAGAAGCTGGAGCAGCTCTACAGCGGCAAGCAGGTGCGGATCCGGGGCAAGGTGGTCGAGAACGAGCGCAAGCCCGAGATCGTCCTCCACTCGCCGTCCGACGTCACGCTGACGGCCGGCGAGCGCCGCCGCGACCGCCAGGAGAAGGAGACGCGGCGGGCCCAGGCGGAGGCCGAGACGCTCGAGCGTCTCGCGACGGTGCTCGATCGCCTCGCGGACGTCACCGAGCGTATGGCCGCCGCAGAGGATCGCATGGAGGCCGTGCTCGCGCAGCTCGAGCAGCGCGAGACGGCGCTCGCCCTGGCGCAGGCGAGCCAGGCCCCACCGCCGCCGCCGCCGGCGAGCTACGGCGAGCCGCAGCCGCGCCCGGCCTACGAGGCGCTGCGCACCGTGAAGCGCGGCATGTCGCGCAACGAGGTCCAGCGCCTGATCGGCGACCCGAGCTTCGTGGAGTCGTCGGGCGGCGGCTGGACGACGTGGTACTACGGCTACGGCCGCAGCATCAGCTTCGACGCCCGCGGGCGCGCCACCGCGCTGGTCGGCTTTCCCCCGCCCTGA